In Paenibacillus sp. FSL R7-0345, a single window of DNA contains:
- a CDS encoding tagaturonate reductase, with the protein MTNRLSRTTQPGLPVYPERMIQFGEGNFMRAFVDWQLQQMNSQGLFNGSAVLVQPIGQGLGGLMAEQDNLYTVLLNGIMQEQTVNSREIITSVSRVISPYDDYAAYLALAEDDALEFITSNTTEAGIAYSAGDSLNDTPPKSFPAKLTALLHKRFELGKKGFIIIPCELIDRNGEKLLQIVQQYAAEWQLGEDFNKWLVEENTFCCSLVDRIVPGYPRDKAAQLEEDLGYKDNLIVTAEPFLFWVIEGPAWLAEKLPLAEAGLNVVVTDDMTPYRERKVHLLNGPHTAMVPLAMMAGLETVEDVMNDETFFRFVQELMNDELSPMLDLPAEELSSYSAAVLERFRNPFVRHELASISLNSISKFKSRLLPVLLRYQQERGQLPELTTLAFAALLLSYRGDRVARQDGAEVLEVFDKAWSNPDSFVQTILADESLWGQDLTQVPGLTNAVAAKLQELDRTDSRAVLQQAVN; encoded by the coding sequence ATGACAAACCGCCTATCCAGAACCACCCAGCCCGGCCTGCCCGTCTATCCTGAACGGATGATCCAGTTCGGCGAAGGCAATTTTATGCGTGCCTTTGTAGACTGGCAGCTGCAGCAGATGAACAGCCAGGGGCTGTTTAACGGCAGCGCCGTACTCGTTCAGCCGATCGGCCAGGGGCTCGGCGGACTGATGGCAGAGCAGGACAATCTGTATACGGTGCTGTTAAACGGCATTATGCAGGAGCAGACCGTAAATTCACGTGAGATCATTACGAGCGTCAGCCGGGTGATCAGCCCTTATGATGATTATGCGGCCTACCTGGCTCTGGCAGAAGACGATGCTCTGGAATTCATTACTTCCAATACTACTGAAGCGGGCATTGCCTACAGTGCCGGCGACAGTCTGAATGATACCCCTCCAAAGAGCTTTCCGGCCAAGCTGACCGCCTTGCTGCACAAACGCTTTGAGCTCGGCAAAAAAGGCTTCATCATTATTCCTTGCGAGCTGATCGACCGCAACGGCGAAAAGCTGCTGCAGATTGTACAGCAGTATGCTGCGGAGTGGCAGCTGGGCGAGGATTTCAATAAATGGCTGGTGGAAGAAAACACCTTCTGCTGCAGTCTTGTCGACCGGATCGTGCCTGGTTATCCTCGCGACAAGGCGGCTCAGCTGGAAGAGGATCTGGGCTATAAGGACAATCTGATCGTTACCGCCGAGCCGTTCCTGTTCTGGGTTATTGAAGGCCCGGCCTGGCTGGCCGAGAAGCTGCCGCTGGCTGAGGCAGGTCTGAACGTAGTCGTGACTGATGATATGACACCTTACCGCGAGCGCAAGGTTCACCTGCTGAACGGTCCGCACACGGCTATGGTTCCGCTGGCTATGATGGCTGGTCTGGAAACGGTAGAGGATGTAATGAACGATGAGACCTTCTTCCGCTTCGTGCAGGAGCTGATGAACGATGAACTGAGCCCGATGCTGGATCTGCCTGCTGAAGAGCTGTCCTCCTACTCCGCTGCTGTACTGGAACGGTTCAGAAATCCGTTCGTCCGTCACGAGCTTGCCTCCATCTCCCTGAACAGCATCTCCAAGTTTAAGTCCCGTCTGCTGCCGGTTCTGCTCCGCTATCAGCAGGAACGCGGACAGCTCCCTGAGCTGACTACGCTGGCCTTTGCCGCCCTGCTGCTCAGCTACCGCGGAGACCGTGTAGCCAGACAAGACGGCGCAGAGGTACTGGAAGTCTTTGATAAAGCCTGGAGCAATCCGGACAGCTTCGTGCAGACCATCCTTGCGGATGAGAGCCTGTGGGGTCAGGATCTGACACAGGTGCCCGGGCTTACTAACGCTGTTGCTGCGAAGCTGCAGGAGCTTGACCGTACAGACAGCCGTGCAGTGCTGCAGCAGGCTGTGAACTAA
- a CDS encoding altronate dehydratase family protein, with protein sequence MKRLMKMNPRDTVAVALRPVTAGEQLEIDGVSVQAVQDIPQGHKIALTSFSENDVITKYGYPIGHAIAPIAAGDWIHTHNIKTNLVGEEEYDYLPELHPVTYPKRDLTFQGYRRVNGKVGIRNDLFIIPTVGCVNGIAEQMLSEFKAEHPDLGGFDNLTVLKHPYGCSQLGDDHRMTRSILLDAVNHPNAGGVLVFGLGCENNIVSEFRSILGDYDESRVKFLVAQEVGNEVEAGLALLEELYDAAKDDKREPVPLSELNIGLKCGGSDGFSGITANPLLGAFSDFIISQGGTSVLTEVPEMFGAEKMLMARAESREVYEDIVSLINNFKQYFLSYGEPVYENPSPGNKAGGISTLEDKSLGCTQKAGTSPVVDVLDYGVKLRKKGLSLLQAPGNDLVAASALAASDCQLVLFTTGRGTPFGSFVPTVKVATNNELFAKKGHWMDFNAGPLLEVPMAEVLEEFISYIIAVASGQKTRNEQNEVRELAIFKTGVTL encoded by the coding sequence ATGAAACGATTAATGAAAATGAACCCCCGCGATACGGTGGCTGTAGCCCTGCGTCCGGTTACCGCCGGTGAACAGCTGGAGATCGACGGTGTAAGCGTGCAGGCAGTCCAGGATATTCCCCAGGGGCACAAGATCGCCCTGACCAGCTTCAGCGAAAATGACGTCATTACCAAATACGGTTATCCGATCGGGCACGCGATTGCCCCTATCGCAGCCGGCGACTGGATTCACACGCATAACATCAAGACCAATCTCGTAGGTGAAGAAGAGTACGACTATTTGCCTGAGCTTCATCCGGTCACCTATCCGAAGCGCGACCTGACCTTCCAGGGCTACCGCCGCGTTAATGGCAAGGTAGGTATCCGCAACGATCTGTTCATTATCCCGACCGTAGGCTGTGTAAACGGGATTGCTGAGCAGATGCTGTCCGAGTTCAAGGCGGAGCACCCCGACCTGGGCGGCTTCGATAACCTTACCGTGCTGAAGCATCCTTACGGCTGCTCCCAGCTGGGGGATGACCACCGCATGACCCGCAGCATCCTGCTGGATGCCGTGAATCATCCGAATGCCGGCGGCGTGCTTGTATTCGGCCTCGGCTGCGAGAACAATATCGTCTCCGAATTCCGCAGCATTCTCGGTGATTACGATGAGAGCCGGGTTAAATTCCTGGTTGCCCAGGAGGTCGGCAATGAGGTTGAGGCCGGACTGGCGCTGCTGGAAGAGCTGTATGATGCCGCGAAGGATGATAAGCGTGAGCCCGTTCCTCTCAGCGAGCTGAACATCGGCCTGAAATGCGGCGGCTCTGACGGCTTCTCCGGCATTACGGCCAACCCGCTGCTGGGCGCTTTCTCCGATTTCATCATTTCCCAGGGCGGAACCTCGGTTCTTACGGAAGTACCGGAGATGTTCGGCGCGGAGAAAATGCTGATGGCCCGCGCGGAAAGCCGCGAGGTCTATGAGGATATCGTCTCCCTGATCAACAATTTTAAACAGTACTTCCTCTCCTACGGCGAGCCGGTATATGAGAATCCTTCCCCGGGTAACAAAGCCGGCGGTATCAGCACACTGGAAGACAAATCACTTGGCTGCACCCAGAAGGCCGGTACTTCTCCAGTCGTTGACGTGCTGGATTATGGCGTAAAGCTGCGCAAAAAAGGCCTCAGCCTGCTGCAGGCCCCGGGTAACGATCTGGTGGCTGCTTCTGCTCTTGCCGCCTCCGACTGCCAGCTGGTACTGTTCACCACCGGCCGCGGTACGCCGTTCGGCAGCTTCGTGCCTACAGTTAAGGTAGCAACCAACAACGAGCTGTTCGCCAAAAAAGGCCACTGGATGGACTTCAACGCAGGTCCCCTGCTGGAAGTACCGATGGCTGAGGTGCTGGAAGAGTTCATTTCTTATATCATTGCCGTGGCAAGCGGCCAGAAAACACGCAATGAGCAAAATGAAGTGCGGGAGCTGGCTATTTTCAAAACCGGGGTTACGCTATAA
- the uxaC gene encoding glucuronate isomerase, with product MFLNDDFLLTTEPARQLFHEYAAKMPIIDYHCHLDPREIYEDQPFKNLTAAWLYGDHYKWRLMRANGIPESHITGDASDYDKFLAWARTLPKAVGNPLYSWTHLELRRFFGINEPLNEQTAPAIWEEVNRKLAQPEFTRRGLIRSSRVKTICTTDDPADSLEYHQLLKENEKEFSVFPTFRPDKALNIDAPGFSVWIAALEKAAGLPVTSYAELLEALKNRVDFFHENGCRLSDHALDVLRYRAGTDADAQAVFAKRLEGGELTAEEVTLYRTELLTKLIGFYHDNNWTMQLHIHAYRNNNTPMFQKLGPDTGYDGINDLSITESLSSLLDRAECGSGLPKTILYSLNAKDYPALLALMGCYQKDTVGKMQLGSGWWYNDTRNGMREQLTLLADNSLLGNFVGMLTDSRSFLSYTRHEYFRRVLCGLLGELVERGEAPDDTALLGQLVQDISYNNAAGYFGFPAAE from the coding sequence ATGTTTTTAAACGACGATTTTTTATTGACCACCGAACCTGCCCGGCAGCTCTTTCATGAATATGCAGCCAAGATGCCGATTATCGACTACCACTGTCATCTTGATCCGCGTGAAATCTATGAAGACCAGCCGTTCAAGAACCTGACTGCAGCCTGGCTGTACGGCGATCACTACAAATGGCGGCTGATGCGCGCGAACGGCATACCGGAATCGCATATTACCGGCGATGCATCGGATTACGACAAGTTTCTGGCCTGGGCCAGAACGTTGCCGAAGGCGGTAGGCAACCCGCTTTATAGCTGGACCCACCTGGAGCTGCGCCGCTTCTTCGGCATCAATGAGCCGCTGAACGAGCAGACAGCACCGGCGATCTGGGAAGAGGTTAACCGCAAGCTGGCACAGCCGGAATTCACCCGCCGCGGACTGATCCGCAGCTCCCGTGTTAAAACAATCTGCACTACCGATGATCCGGCCGATTCGCTGGAATATCACCAGCTGCTGAAAGAAAACGAGAAGGAATTCAGCGTGTTCCCTACCTTCCGTCCTGATAAGGCGCTGAACATTGATGCACCGGGCTTCTCGGTATGGATTGCAGCACTGGAAAAGGCTGCCGGACTGCCGGTAACCAGCTATGCTGAGCTGCTCGAAGCACTGAAGAACCGCGTGGATTTCTTCCATGAAAATGGCTGCCGCCTGTCTGACCATGCGCTGGATGTCCTGCGCTACCGGGCCGGCACGGATGCTGATGCACAAGCTGTCTTTGCAAAGCGTCTTGAAGGTGGCGAGCTGACAGCCGAAGAGGTTACACTCTATCGTACGGAGCTGCTCACCAAGCTCATCGGCTTCTATCATGACAATAACTGGACGATGCAGCTGCATATCCATGCTTACCGCAACAATAACACGCCAATGTTCCAGAAGCTGGGTCCGGATACCGGCTATGACGGCATTAATGACCTGTCCATCACAGAAAGCCTGTCCAGTCTGCTTGACCGGGCGGAATGCGGTTCAGGTCTGCCGAAGACCATCCTCTATTCGCTGAATGCGAAGGATTACCCGGCGCTGCTGGCTTTGATGGGCTGCTATCAAAAGGATACTGTCGGCAAAATGCAGCTCGGCTCCGGCTGGTGGTACAACGACACCCGAAACGGCATGCGCGAGCAGCTGACCCTGCTGGCTGACAACAGCCTGCTGGGCAACTTTGTCGGCATGCTGACCGACTCCCGCAGCTTCCTCTCCTATACCCGCCACGAGTATTTCCGCCGCGTGCTGTGCGGACTGCTCGGCGAGCTTGTAGAGCGCGGCGAAGCACCGGATGATACAGCGCTGCTCGGACAGCTGGTTCAGGATATCTCCTATAACAATGCCGCCGGATATTTCGGCTTCCCGGCTGCGGAATAA
- a CDS encoding alpha/beta hydrolase yields the protein MLHVCLDRDGAVPENSGASILSLYPLPVQEARPFILVLPGGGYHHLAQHEGEPVALWLNSLGIHAGVLKYVTQDIEPASLIKDVEEALAWVRETPKDWSVRPGHVGLTGFSAGGHLAAITAVTAAPDRKPDLLILGYPVITFEEPYAHMGSRGNMLGTNPSEAEIAAHSADRQVNAYSPPAFIWTTADDASVPVENSLKFAAALSGAGVPFELHIFEEGRHGLGLSPENAECRQWLKLCEVWLGKHHFVTDKEEA from the coding sequence ATGCTGCATGTATGTCTTGACAGGGATGGAGCTGTGCCGGAGAATTCCGGCGCCTCCATCCTTTCCCTTTATCCGCTTCCGGTTCAGGAGGCGCGGCCGTTTATCCTCGTTCTGCCCGGCGGCGGCTATCATCATCTGGCTCAGCATGAGGGCGAGCCTGTCGCCTTATGGCTGAATAGCCTCGGCATTCATGCCGGCGTGTTGAAGTACGTGACTCAGGACATTGAACCGGCTTCACTGATCAAGGATGTGGAGGAGGCACTGGCCTGGGTGCGGGAAACGCCCAAGGATTGGAGCGTCCGGCCCGGGCATGTCGGGCTCACCGGCTTCTCGGCGGGCGGTCATCTCGCAGCCATAACGGCAGTTACGGCTGCCCCGGACCGTAAACCCGACTTGCTGATTCTGGGATACCCGGTCATTACCTTTGAAGAGCCTTATGCCCATATGGGCAGCCGCGGGAATATGCTGGGGACAAATCCAAGCGAAGCGGAGATCGCGGCCCATTCTGCTGACAGGCAGGTTAACGCGTATAGCCCGCCTGCGTTCATCTGGACCACTGCGGACGATGCCAGTGTGCCTGTGGAGAACAGCCTGAAATTTGCCGCGGCCCTGTCCGGCGCAGGAGTTCCGTTTGAGCTGCATATCTTTGAAGAGGGCCGCCACGGGCTCGGCCTATCCCCTGAGAATGCGGAATGCCGGCAGTGGCTGAAGCTCTGCGAGGTCTGGCTCGGTAAACACCATTTTGTAACTGATAAGGAGGAAGCCTGA
- a CDS encoding rhamnogalacturonan acetylesterase, with amino-acid sequence MPTLYIAGDSTAALKGAEAKPMAGWGEYLDTHFSTEVIIDNRAINGRSTKSFLNEGRLADIEKDFQPGDYLLIQFGHNDEKHEDPLRYTDPDNGYRHNLRLYIESARSRGGSPVLLTSVSRRRFTSDGEPDPLAVGAYPAAMRAVAEETGTPLLDIFAASQQLYRKLGIDGSQHLLMHLPPGQHPNYPDGVTDDTHFSNEGAKRIAALVAVAIRQCPALAELHPYLHKK; translated from the coding sequence ATGCCGACACTATACATTGCCGGTGACTCCACTGCCGCCCTGAAGGGGGCGGAAGCCAAGCCGATGGCCGGCTGGGGAGAGTATCTGGACACACACTTCAGCACGGAAGTCATTATCGACAACCGTGCGATCAACGGGCGGAGCACCAAATCCTTTCTTAATGAGGGCCGGCTGGCCGATATCGAAAAGGATTTCCAGCCCGGTGATTATCTGCTGATCCAGTTCGGGCATAATGACGAAAAGCATGAAGATCCTTTGCGTTATACCGATCCCGATAACGGGTACAGGCACAACCTGCGGCTGTATATCGAGTCTGCCCGCAGCAGAGGTGGCTCGCCGGTGCTTCTGACCTCTGTCAGCCGCCGCCGGTTCACTTCAGACGGTGAACCCGATCCGCTGGCTGTAGGCGCTTATCCGGCGGCCATGCGTGCCGTTGCAGAGGAGACGGGTACGCCGCTGCTTGATATTTTTGCTGCTTCCCAGCAGCTGTACCGCAAGCTGGGGATCGACGGCTCTCAGCATCTGCTGATGCATCTGCCGCCGGGGCAGCACCCCAATTATCCGGACGGCGTCACGGATGACACGCACTTCAGCAACGAAGGCGCCAAGCGGATCGCCGCGCTTGTAGCCGTGGCCATCCGGCAGTGCCCGGCTTTAGCGGAGCTGCACCCTTACCTGCATAAGAAGTAG
- a CDS encoding sugar phosphate isomerase/epimerase, with the protein MNVPLHLGIRAHDFPGHSLPELIAKLKHYRFSHIQLAVRKSFPASVPSLSSLSPGTAVYYGESFRQAGIKIAVLGCYVNIIDPDPDKRTQALQDFSTHLRLARDFGASLVGTETGSVGNGYTPDNFTEEAFQEVVNSVKWMVAEAERFGVTVGIEAGQNHPLHSVRLTKRLLELVPSNNLQIILDCANLMSPDNYRQQEKVIAEALEQLGERIAVIHLKDFTVEDGKIVIVPVGQGQLHFAPILQYMKYKRPHIQGLLESTTEPFLQESVDFLHRLYNEV; encoded by the coding sequence ATGAACGTACCGCTTCATCTCGGCATCCGTGCCCACGACTTTCCCGGTCACTCCCTGCCGGAGCTGATCGCGAAGCTGAAGCACTACCGGTTTAGCCACATTCAGCTGGCTGTGCGCAAATCTTTTCCGGCCAGTGTACCTTCGCTGTCCTCGCTCAGCCCCGGAACAGCTGTCTATTACGGCGAAAGCTTCCGCCAGGCCGGCATCAAAATCGCCGTGCTCGGCTGCTATGTCAACATCATTGATCCTGATCCAGACAAACGGACACAGGCACTGCAGGATTTCAGTACCCATCTGCGGCTGGCCAGGGACTTTGGGGCAAGTCTGGTCGGTACGGAAACAGGCAGCGTCGGCAATGGCTATACTCCGGACAATTTTACCGAGGAGGCCTTTCAGGAAGTCGTTAATTCAGTAAAATGGATGGTTGCGGAAGCTGAACGGTTTGGCGTTACTGTAGGCATCGAAGCCGGCCAGAACCATCCGCTGCATAGTGTCAGGCTGACAAAACGGCTGCTGGAGCTCGTTCCGTCGAACAACCTGCAGATTATTCTGGATTGCGCAAATCTCATGTCACCGGACAATTACCGGCAGCAGGAGAAGGTTATTGCAGAAGCGCTGGAGCAGCTGGGCGAACGGATCGCGGTCATCCACCTGAAGGATTTTACTGTAGAAGACGGTAAAATCGTCATCGTTCCTGTCGGCCAGGGACAGCTGCATTTTGCACCGATTTTGCAATATATGAAATACAAGCGCCCTCATATTCAGGGTCTGCTGGAAAGCACAACAGAGCCCTTTTTACAGGAAAGTGTGGATTTTCTGCACCGCCTGTACAATGAAGTGTGA
- a CDS encoding NAD(+) synthase, with translation MHNFGFARVAAASPELRVADCGFNAVKMIEMIKQADSREVEYLVLPELSITGYTCADLFLQPKLQAEAISALHQITAATAGLSLIVIAGLPVAIKGRLFNCAAVLQQGKILGLVPKTYLPGYSEFYEPRWFAAAEELEVTELRLDGVTVPIGNDLIFASESDGNLSFGVEICEDLWVPVPPSSLLAQAGALLLFNPSASNELVGKADYRRQLVSSQSASCVAAYVYAGSNTGESSTDVVFGGHSLIAENGQTLAESERFSHESQLIIADIDVPRLQYSRSVMGTFRAGKGGRNFREILFADPAVQQKERALVRKIAVNPFVPGNPQQRDERCQEILSIQTSGLMKRIRHIGTKQAVIGISGGLDSTLALLVAVRAMERLGRPASDVLAVTMPGFGTTNRTYDNAVGLIKALGASMKVVDIKAACLQHFEDIGHDKDVHDLTYENVQARERTQILMDLANKNGGIVIGTGDLSELALGWCTYNGDHMSMYSVNSGIPKTLIQYVVAWYADHEADETVNKFLYSIIETGISPELLPPSATGEIVQLTENILGPYIVHDFFLYYMLRTGAAPGKMLYLAQQAFGEAYPKEQLKAWLKVFITRFFTQQFKRSCLPDGPKVGTVSLSPRGDWRMPSDASAALWLREVDEL, from the coding sequence ATGCATAATTTCGGATTCGCACGGGTCGCCGCAGCTTCCCCCGAGCTTCGCGTAGCAGACTGCGGGTTTAATGCGGTAAAAATGATTGAAATGATTAAGCAGGCAGACAGCCGGGAGGTAGAATACCTGGTGCTGCCTGAGCTAAGCATAACAGGATATACCTGTGCCGACCTGTTTCTGCAGCCCAAGCTGCAGGCTGAGGCCATCTCAGCCCTGCACCAGATTACAGCCGCAACAGCCGGCCTCAGCCTGATCGTCATCGCCGGCCTGCCTGTCGCCATCAAAGGGCGGCTGTTCAACTGCGCCGCCGTGCTGCAGCAGGGCAAGATCCTCGGTCTTGTGCCCAAGACTTACCTGCCCGGCTACAGCGAGTTCTATGAGCCGCGCTGGTTCGCAGCCGCCGAGGAGCTTGAAGTTACAGAGCTCAGGCTGGACGGTGTTACGGTGCCGATCGGCAATGATCTGATTTTTGCCAGCGAAAGTGACGGCAATCTGTCGTTTGGCGTAGAAATCTGCGAGGATCTGTGGGTACCGGTTCCGCCAAGCAGCCTGCTGGCCCAGGCCGGCGCCCTGCTGCTGTTCAACCCGTCCGCCAGCAACGAGCTGGTCGGCAAAGCCGATTACCGGCGTCAGCTGGTCTCCAGCCAGTCCGCCTCCTGTGTGGCGGCTTATGTCTACGCCGGCAGCAACACCGGCGAGTCCTCAACGGATGTCGTCTTCGGCGGCCATTCGCTGATTGCCGAGAACGGCCAGACGCTGGCCGAATCCGAGCGGTTCAGCCATGAGAGCCAGCTCATCATCGCTGATATTGATGTGCCGAGGCTGCAGTATTCCCGCTCGGTTATGGGCACATTCCGCGCCGGTAAGGGCGGACGTAACTTCCGTGAGATCCTGTTCGCCGATCCGGCGGTACAGCAGAAGGAGCGGGCGCTTGTACGCAAGATTGCCGTCAACCCGTTCGTTCCCGGCAACCCGCAGCAGCGGGATGAACGCTGCCAGGAAATCCTGTCGATTCAGACCTCCGGCCTGATGAAGCGCATCCGCCACATTGGCACTAAGCAGGCTGTAATCGGCATCTCCGGCGGACTTGACTCTACGCTCGCCCTGCTCGTCGCGGTACGCGCAATGGAGCGTCTCGGCCGTCCGGCAAGCGATGTGCTGGCCGTAACGATGCCGGGCTTCGGCACGACGAACCGGACTTACGATAATGCGGTAGGCCTGATCAAGGCGCTCGGCGCTTCGATGAAGGTCGTTGACATTAAGGCAGCGTGCCTGCAGCATTTTGAAGATATCGGTCATGACAAGGATGTTCATGATTTAACTTATGAAAATGTGCAGGCCCGGGAACGCACGCAGATTCTGATGGATCTGGCCAACAAAAATGGCGGCATCGTCATCGGCACCGGCGACCTGTCCGAGCTCGCCCTAGGATGGTGCACCTATAACGGTGACCATATGTCCATGTACAGTGTGAACTCCGGCATTCCGAAAACGCTGATTCAGTATGTTGTCGCCTGGTATGCCGACCATGAAGCAGACGAGACGGTGAACAAGTTCCTGTACAGTATTATTGAGACAGGCATCAGCCCTGAGCTGCTGCCGCCATCGGCGACCGGAGAGATTGTCCAGCTGACCGAAAATATCCTCGGGCCGTACATTGTGCATGACTTCTTCCTCTACTATATGCTGCGGACAGGCGCTGCTCCGGGTAAAATGCTCTACCTGGCTCAGCAGGCCTTCGGCGAAGCTTATCCTAAAGAGCAGCTCAAAGCCTGGCTGAAGGTGTTCATCACCCGTTTCTTCACCCAGCAGTTTAAGCGTTCCTGCCTGCCGGACGGACCGAAGGTCGGTACGGTGAGCCTCTCGCCGCGCGGCGACTGGCGGATGCCAAGCGATGCTTCCGCCGCGCTCTGGCTGCGTGAAGTGGACGAATTATAA
- a CDS encoding MarR family transcriptional regulator produces the protein MTDQERDRYFEFPILFKTFLKGLGQQWTKQGFPINQTQFKALQTLSKEGPMMVSQLAAALDLTPAAVTGITDQLLTEGYIQKERAAGDRRAVKITLTAEGTDLIAKTQKQLGEVMHSYFSILPEEDMEHLRRIFGVLIKELDKK, from the coding sequence TTGACAGATCAGGAGCGTGACCGGTATTTTGAATTCCCGATTCTTTTCAAGACCTTTCTGAAGGGACTGGGCCAGCAGTGGACCAAACAAGGCTTTCCGATCAACCAGACCCAGTTCAAGGCGCTGCAAACCTTATCCAAGGAAGGTCCCATGATGGTCTCACAGCTGGCCGCTGCGCTCGATTTGACACCTGCCGCCGTTACCGGAATTACGGATCAGCTGCTTACTGAAGGATATATCCAGAAGGAGCGCGCCGCCGGAGACCGCCGGGCAGTCAAGATTACCCTTACCGCTGAAGGAACAGACCTTATTGCAAAGACGCAAAAGCAGCTGGGTGAGGTTATGCATTCTTATTTCAGCATTTTGCCTGAAGAAGACATGGAGCATTTGAGAAGAATTTTCGGAGTATTAATTAAGGAATTAGACAAAAAATAA
- a CDS encoding DHA2 family efflux MFS transporter permease subunit — MENLTDKRKLSIMIAIMAAMLFAAINQTITSTAMPRIISILDGMDYYTWTINIYLLTSTIATVLVGKLSDMFGRKPFLLAGILLFMVGAFLTGTSDNVYQFITYRGIQGIGAGIIQSTAFTAVGDLFPPRERGKWMGLMTAVFGFSSVLGPTLGGYLIDHLDWHWLFWIFLPLGFVAFAMILALFPKAQRGTSTSIDYLGSLFMTTTIVPLLLAFSWAGTEYDWGSVQILGLLAVTVVSALIFIFVETKAKNPILPLHLFKNSVVTISNLIGFLMNFGMMGAMIYLSFFVQGVLGISATYAGYVTMPMSIVMVVASALTGQMIAKKGKYKRFALIGVPIMVAGMAIMVFMNNVPMAVLSMIVFGLGLGLGMPVFSLATQNAVSHTELGAVTASTQLFRNLGGTIGIAVMGTVMSNNLTKHLKEALTSSSAPDFSKLDPTVAQQMTAFANPQALMNKPLLEQTQAGLPADVQPIFAQMIDSIRDALGQTLSTVFLTGTIVLCLAFVLVFFLKELPLRSSNKAPANAEAQTDAVDTKKLAVE; from the coding sequence ATGGAAAATTTAACAGACAAACGCAAGCTATCCATTATGATTGCCATCATGGCAGCCATGCTGTTTGCCGCGATCAACCAGACGATTACCAGCACGGCGATGCCGCGCATCATCTCCATTCTTGACGGTATGGACTACTATACCTGGACCATTAATATTTACCTGCTCACCTCGACGATTGCCACCGTGCTTGTCGGTAAGCTCTCAGACATGTTCGGACGCAAGCCTTTCCTGCTGGCCGGGATTTTGCTCTTTATGGTCGGCGCCTTTTTAACAGGTACCTCCGATAATGTCTACCAGTTCATCACTTACCGCGGGATCCAGGGGATCGGCGCCGGTATTATCCAGTCTACTGCGTTTACCGCTGTAGGTGACTTGTTCCCTCCGCGTGAGCGCGGCAAATGGATGGGCCTGATGACCGCAGTCTTCGGCTTCTCCAGCGTACTTGGACCGACACTTGGCGGTTATCTGATTGACCATCTTGACTGGCACTGGCTGTTCTGGATCTTCCTGCCGCTTGGTTTTGTGGCTTTCGCGATGATCCTGGCCCTGTTTCCAAAGGCACAACGCGGAACGTCGACCAGTATCGACTACCTCGGCTCTCTGTTTATGACAACAACTATTGTACCGCTGCTGCTCGCTTTTTCGTGGGCGGGTACGGAATACGATTGGGGCTCCGTCCAGATTCTCGGCCTCCTGGCTGTAACTGTAGTATCGGCACTCATCTTTATCTTTGTTGAAACCAAAGCCAAGAACCCGATCCTGCCGCTTCACCTGTTCAAAAACAGCGTAGTTACGATCTCCAACCTGATCGGCTTCCTGATGAACTTCGGTATGATGGGCGCGATGATCTACCTGTCCTTCTTTGTACAGGGTGTACTTGGCATTTCGGCAACTTATGCAGGTTACGTTACTATGCCGATGTCGATTGTAATGGTCGTAGCAAGTGCCCTGACCGGCCAGATGATTGCCAAAAAGGGTAAATACAAACGTTTCGCCCTGATCGGTGTACCGATCATGGTTGCCGGTATGGCGATCATGGTATTCATGAACAACGTGCCGATGGCCGTTCTCAGTATGATCGTATTCGGCCTGGGTCTTGGCCTGGGGATGCCTGTCTTCTCGCTGGCTACCCAGAATGCGGTGTCCCACACCGAGCTTGGCGCAGTTACCGCATCTACCCAGCTGTTCCGTAACCTTGGCGGTACAATCGGTATCGCTGTTATGGGTACCGTAATGTCGAACAATCTGACCAAGCACCTGAAAGAAGCACTGACCTCTTCGTCAGCACCGGACTTCAGTAAGCTTGATCCGACCGTAGCACAGCAAATGACTGCCTTTGCCAACCCGCAGGCGCTGATGAACAAGCCGCTGCTGGAGCAGACGCAAGCCGGTCTGCCTGCTGATGTTCAGCCCATCTTCGCACAGATGATTGACAGCATCCGTGATGCACTGGGCCAGACCTTATCCACCGTGTTCCTTACAGGAACCATCGTTTTGTGTCTTGCTTTCGTGCTTGTCTTCTTCCTGAAGGAGCTGCCGCTGCGTTCCTCGAACAAGGCGCCTGCTAATGCAGAAGCTCAGACTGATGCTGTGGATACTAAGAAATTAGCTGTGGAATAA